Proteins from a single region of Hordeum vulgare subsp. vulgare chromosome 6H, MorexV3_pseudomolecules_assembly, whole genome shotgun sequence:
- the LOC123402619 gene encoding ubiquitin thioesterase OTUB2-like yields MMRSFDYELEFKQILRLQQSVIIEEGEEEEQQVESSHAKDALPRKEKGKLRQVKVRPTPEKRKSPWSWLKNKIFRREGKGRQICLDHVQHKTQPISEVRNRYMVSSNGMNSLDGYSEFRPVIGDGECFYRSFIFSYLEQVIDRPDTDEEHRLLGVVETASARHADLGWDSEFPRSSRAFKKLLEEVKRWKNTESTSRCRKEELLKFFSTYDETQDIFAFLRLLVAIEMCSHRLVYEPLIPDVASGIYSLKVWCFLHVTPARVDSEYLMMRALASALDVSLIVETFQGDYARDIYTGPGVPRPAVTLLYNGYHYDIIYPRAPSSESSSHQAS; encoded by the exons ATGATGAGGTCGTTCGACTACGAACTGGAGTTCAAGCAGATCCTACGGCTGCAGCAGTCGGTTATCATCGAggagggcgaggaggaggagcagcag GTGGAATCGTCGCACGCCAAAGACGCGCTCCCGAGAAAGGAAAAG GGGAAACTACGACAAGTCAAGGTGAGACCCACGCCTGAAAAGCGGAAATCGCCCTGGAGTTGGCTCAAGAACAAG ATTTTTCGtagagaaggaaaaggaaggcaaATATGTTTGGACCATGTGCAGCACAAG ACACAACCCATCTCCGAAGTAAGGAATCGTTATATGGTTTCTTCTAATGGGATGAACAGTCTTGATGGCTATTCAGAGTTTAGACCGGTGATTGGAGATGGGGAGTGTTTCTACAGGAGCTTCATATTTTCCTACCTA GAGCAAGTTATTGATAGGCCGGACACAGATGAGGAACACCGTCTCCTTGGTGTTGTTGAAACAGCGTCTGCACGACATGCAGATCTTGGATGGGACTCTGAGTTTCCCAGGAGCAGCAGA GCATTTAAGAAGCTGCTTGAGGAAGTAAAGAGATGGAAGAACACGGAATCAACTAGCAG ATGCCGTAAAGAGGAACTTCTCAAGTTCTTCAGCACGTACGATGAGACGCAAGACA TTTTTGCTTTCCTCAGACTACTAGTAGCTATTGAGATGTGCTCGCACAGGCTGGTGTATGAACCGCTTATACCAGATGTCGCCAGTGGAATTTACAGTCTGAAAGTT tggtgctttctgcatgtcactcCAGCTCGTGTGGACTCGGAATATCTTATGATGAGGGCCTTGGCCAGCGCACTTGATGTATCCCTCATAGTGGAAACATTCCAAGGAGATTATGCTCGAGATATCTACACTGGTCCTGGAGTTCCCCGTCCGGCTGTGACGCTGCTGTACAATGGTTATCACTACGACATCATCTACCCACGTGCTCCTTCTTCTGAGAGTTCAAGTCATCAGGCTTCCTAG